From the Flavobacterium galactosidilyticum genome, one window contains:
- the hisS gene encoding histidine--tRNA ligase codes for MASKPSIPKGTRDFSPSEVAKRQYIIQIIKSNFEKFGFQPIETPSFENSDTLMGKYGEEGDRLIFKILNSGDYLAKANVTHLVNKDSTKLTSSISEKALRYDLTVPFARYVVQHQNEIEFPFKRYQIQPVWRADRPQKGRFREFFQCDADVVGSKSLWQEVELVQLYDTVFTTLGLEGVTIKINNRKILSGIAEVIGASDKLIDFTVALDKLDKIGEDGVKKEMIEKGIEEDAITKVQPLFNFTGSISEKIEKLSDLLSASNEGMKGVEELRFICDNVAKLGLSSAILDLDVTLARGLNYYTGAIFEVAPPKSVAMGSIGGGGRYDDLTGIFGLKNMSGVGISFGLDRIYLVIDELNLFPETVTATSKAMFINYGDNEALYAMQAIQKLRASGIKVELYPDNAKVAKQFQHAVKRGIPYAVIIGAQEMETNSYSLKNLSSGEQLLLDFEQLKLALL; via the coding sequence ATGGCATCAAAACCGAGTATTCCAAAAGGAACTAGAGATTTTTCACCTAGCGAGGTGGCAAAACGTCAGTATATTATACAAATTATAAAAAGTAATTTCGAAAAATTCGGATTTCAACCTATAGAAACACCGTCGTTTGAAAATTCGGATACTCTAATGGGTAAGTACGGCGAGGAAGGCGACCGTCTGATTTTCAAAATTTTGAATTCAGGCGATTATTTGGCGAAAGCCAATGTGACACATTTAGTAAATAAGGATAGTACAAAGTTAACTTCAAGTATTTCCGAAAAAGCATTGCGCTATGACTTAACCGTTCCTTTTGCACGTTACGTGGTGCAACATCAAAATGAAATTGAATTTCCTTTCAAAAGATATCAAATCCAACCAGTTTGGCGTGCAGACCGACCGCAAAAAGGACGTTTCAGAGAGTTTTTCCAGTGTGATGCTGATGTTGTAGGCTCTAAGTCGTTGTGGCAGGAAGTAGAATTAGTACAATTATATGATACTGTTTTTACAACATTAGGATTAGAAGGTGTAACAATTAAAATTAATAACAGAAAGATTTTATCAGGAATTGCTGAGGTAATAGGCGCTTCAGATAAATTAATAGACTTCACTGTTGCACTAGACAAGCTGGACAAAATAGGCGAGGATGGTGTTAAAAAAGAAATGATCGAAAAGGGAATTGAAGAAGATGCAATTACAAAAGTCCAGCCTTTATTCAATTTTACTGGAAGTATTTCAGAGAAAATCGAAAAACTATCTGATTTACTTTCGGCTTCTAATGAAGGAATGAAAGGAGTAGAGGAACTTCGTTTTATATGTGATAATGTGGCAAAACTAGGATTAAGTAGCGCTATTTTAGATCTTGATGTAACTTTGGCAAGAGGACTAAATTATTATACTGGAGCTATATTTGAAGTTGCTCCTCCAAAATCAGTTGCTATGGGATCCATCGGAGGCGGTGGACGATACGACGATTTGACCGGGATTTTTGGGTTGAAAAACATGAGTGGTGTTGGGATTTCATTTGGATTAGACCGAATTTATTTAGTGATTGACGAACTAAATTTATTTCCAGAAACCGTTACAGCAACATCAAAAGCCATGTTTATTAATTATGGTGATAATGAGGCTTTATACGCAATGCAAGCGATACAAAAATTAAGAGCATCAGGAATCAAAGTAGAATTATATCCCGATAATGCTAAGGTTGCAAAGCAATTTCAGCATGCAGTTAAAAGGGGAATTCCTTATGCGGTTATAATAGGAGCGCAAGAAATGGAAACAAATTCTTATTCACTTAAAAACTTAAGTAGCGGTGAACAGCTTTTACTTGATTTCGAACAGTTAAAACTTGCTTTGCTGTAA